One window of Deltaproteobacteria bacterium genomic DNA carries:
- a CDS encoding glycosyl transferase, producing the protein MADFHQEGIITTLHGLYEAFDREEYLDILERKLEEYARHVHISLLLPSLYSEIQNPVALDQILEEIGKVNYLHRVVVALGGAQEESKFRKAKKYFSRLRKPDLDVKVVWVEGSRIQKVLQEIQERDISTGVQGKGQSVWVALGYLFAKEDCHVIALHDCDILTYDRILLGRLIEPTANPNNDFEFCKGYYPRISPEERTMKGRVTRIFVTPFVDTMSRIMRERGMNELRRFFSYHRTFNYPLAGEISFVTRLARGISIAYDWGLEVSTLSEVYKRVIPPKIAQIDLAPNYDHKHQELSQEDAGKGLHRMVVDIAKFFLNYVRSHGFPLDDATVDMILHSYYENTLGFIKSYSDDAEVNGLYYDRYQEELTAQYFRGFLWTAWEQIKGPHQSTLIPPWNRVAYSVPNIYNMLLEAVETDNA; encoded by the coding sequence ATGGCCGATTTTCACCAGGAAGGCATCATCACGACCCTCCACGGGCTATACGAGGCCTTTGACCGAGAAGAATACTTGGATATACTTGAACGGAAGCTGGAGGAATACGCGCGTCACGTCCACATCAGCCTCCTTCTCCCTTCCCTTTATTCTGAGATCCAAAACCCCGTTGCCCTCGACCAGATCCTGGAAGAAATCGGAAAGGTGAATTACCTTCACAGGGTCGTTGTGGCCCTCGGCGGCGCCCAGGAAGAATCCAAGTTCCGGAAAGCGAAAAAGTATTTCAGCCGGCTCCGGAAACCCGACCTGGATGTAAAGGTGGTATGGGTCGAAGGGTCGCGTATTCAAAAGGTATTACAGGAGATCCAGGAGAGGGACATCTCCACGGGTGTACAGGGGAAGGGTCAATCTGTCTGGGTCGCCCTTGGTTATCTTTTCGCCAAGGAGGACTGCCACGTCATCGCCCTTCATGATTGTGACATCCTTACCTATGACCGCATCCTCCTCGGGCGGCTCATAGAACCCACGGCCAATCCCAACAACGACTTCGAGTTCTGCAAGGGATACTATCCGCGGATCTCGCCTGAGGAGCGCACCATGAAGGGCCGGGTCACCCGGATCTTCGTAACCCCCTTTGTGGACACCATGAGCCGCATAATGCGAGAGAGGGGAATGAACGAACTTCGCCGCTTTTTCAGCTACCATCGGACCTTCAACTATCCCCTCGCCGGGGAAATCAGTTTCGTGACCCGACTCGCCCGTGGCATCAGCATCGCTTACGACTGGGGGCTCGAAGTGAGCACCCTCTCGGAAGTTTACAAAAGGGTCATTCCCCCAAAGATCGCCCAGATAGATCTCGCCCCCAACTACGACCACAAGCACCAGGAACTGTCCCAGGAGGACGCCGGGAAAGGTCTTCACAGGATGGTCGTGGATATCGCCAAATTCTTCCTGAACTATGTCCGATCCCACGGATTCCCCTTGGACGATGCCACCGTGGATATGATCCTCCATTCCTATTACGAGAACACCCTGGGCTTCATCAAGAGTTACAGCGACGATGCGGAAGTGAACGGTCTCTACTATGACCGGTACCAGGAAGAACTGACGGCCCAATACTTTCGAGGGTTCCTCTGGACGGCCTGGGAGCAGATCAAGGGACCCCATCAAAGCACCCTTATCCCTCCCTGGAACCGGGTCGCATACAGTGTCCCCAATATCTACAACATGCTCCTTGAGGCGGTTGAGACGGACAACGCTTGA
- the glgA gene encoding glycogen synthase GlgA gives MKVLFLSPEAVPFAKTGGLADVAGALPRALKALGIDVRLVLPYYRSVRRKDFHVRPFKERLSIALGREKLPAKIFETSTEDGIPVYLLEREDLYDRPNLYGNTEGDYYDNLERFTFFTRGALEIARHLSFRPHVIHCNDWQCGLVPALLKGPYRNDSKLGSPYVVFTIHNLAYQGLFPGEKLPVTGLSPKEFFHPEGLEFFDNISLLKAGIVYSRAVTTVSPTYAKEIQTPEYGAGMEGILRKRKKDLYGILNGADYDHWDPARDPCLPARYTPEHLTPKKACKKALIEEMGLESSLLKRPLLGMVTRLDRQKGLDLLIAVLDEVMALDVGLVILGSGNEKIQRDLREAAGRYPRRFGLSLGFNEPLARRVLAGADLLLIPSRYEPCGLTQMYALKYGTVPLVRATGGLEDTVTPFSPSTGKGTGFKFRPFDGKAFLKALKKGIRLFQRKDLWEIIMRNGMAEDFSWTRSAREYVRLYHGLLKKRRGKTNA, from the coding sequence CTGAAGGTGCTTTTCCTTTCCCCGGAAGCCGTACCCTTTGCCAAGACGGGAGGGCTGGCCGACGTCGCCGGGGCCTTGCCGCGGGCCCTGAAGGCCCTGGGGATCGACGTCCGTCTTGTTCTCCCCTATTATCGTTCGGTACGAAGAAAGGATTTCCATGTCCGGCCTTTCAAAGAAAGGCTGTCCATTGCCCTGGGCAGGGAAAAACTTCCCGCGAAGATTTTCGAAACATCTACTGAAGATGGAATCCCGGTTTACCTCTTAGAGAGGGAAGATCTCTACGACCGGCCCAACCTTTACGGAAATACGGAGGGAGATTACTATGACAACCTGGAGCGCTTTACCTTTTTCACCCGGGGTGCGCTCGAAATTGCCAGGCACCTCTCCTTCCGCCCCCACGTCATCCATTGCAACGACTGGCAATGCGGCCTGGTTCCCGCCCTCCTAAAGGGGCCTTACCGAAACGATTCGAAGCTCGGATCCCCGTACGTGGTGTTCACGATCCACAATCTGGCCTACCAGGGATTGTTTCCCGGCGAAAAGCTGCCTGTAACAGGGCTCTCTCCCAAAGAATTTTTCCACCCGGAGGGCCTGGAGTTTTTCGATAATATCAGCCTCCTCAAGGCAGGTATAGTTTACTCTCGGGCCGTTACCACCGTGAGCCCAACCTACGCCAAGGAGATCCAAACCCCGGAATACGGCGCAGGAATGGAAGGCATCCTCAGGAAAAGGAAGAAGGACCTTTACGGCATCCTCAACGGTGCGGACTACGACCACTGGGACCCGGCCCGGGACCCCTGTCTCCCGGCCCGCTACACCCCGGAACATTTAACCCCTAAAAAGGCCTGCAAAAAGGCCCTGATTGAAGAGATGGGCCTGGAGTCTTCCCTCCTGAAAAGGCCCCTCCTGGGCATGGTGACTCGACTTGACCGTCAGAAAGGCCTGGATCTACTCATTGCTGTCCTGGATGAGGTCATGGCCCTGGACGTTGGGCTGGTAATATTGGGCTCCGGGAATGAAAAGATCCAACGAGACCTTCGGGAGGCCGCAGGACGCTACCCGCGGCGGTTCGGGCTTTCTCTTGGTTTCAACGAGCCCCTGGCCCGCAGGGTCCTGGCCGGCGCGGATCTCCTGCTCATCCCGTCCCGGTATGAACCGTGCGGGCTGACCCAAATGTACGCCCTTAAGTACGGGACCGTACCCTTGGTAAGGGCTACCGGCGGACTGGAGGATACGGTCACACCCTTTAGTCCATCCACAGGGAAGGGGACCGGGTTCAAATTCCGCCCTTTCGACGGAAAGGCCTTTCTGAAAGCACTGAAAAAGGGCATCCGGCTCTTCCAGAGAAAGGATCTCTGGGAGATCATTATGCGAAACGGCATGGCGGAGGACTTCTCCTGGACCCGATCGGCCCGGGAATATGTTAGACTTTATCATGGCCTGCTCAAGAAACGCCGAGGAAAAACAAATGCCTGA
- the glgB gene encoding 1,4-alpha-glucan branching protein GlgB — protein MPEPVRTDISLLSEEDLHLFNEGNHFRLYEKLGAHTMGHDGEQGTYFAVWAPDAEQIFVIGDFNGWDKTSHPLRPRGRSGIWEGFIAGVTKGDTYKFHVRSRYHLYRADKADPFAFYTEVPPRTASRVWDLDYPWNDREWMTHREERMRPEAPMAIYEVHLGSWARVSEEGNRSLTYREMAPRLVEHVREMGFTHVEFLPVMEHPFYGSWGYQTLGYFAPTSRYGTPQDFMFLIDTLHQEGIGVILDWVPSHFPTDEHGLGFFDGTHLYEHEDPRKSIHPEWNSFIFNYGRNEVRSFLISSALFWLDKYHVDGFRVDAVASMLYLDYGRKDGEWIPNPYGGRENIDAIAFLKKLNEEIYRNYPQVQTIAEESTDWPMVSRPTYLGGLGFGMKWDMGWMHDTLQYMSKDPIHRGYHHDKLTFRMLYAFHENFVLPLSHDEVVYGKGSLLRKMPGDEWQKFANLRLLFGYMYALPGKKLLFMGLEFGQWNEWDHETSLQWHLLESPLHLGISQWVRDLNFLYREDPSLHELDFDPEGFEWVDCTDSHASVVSLLRKDRSNKNPLLIVCNFTPVPRIGYRIGVPNGGFWREILNSDAREYGGSGLGNMGGMEAEPVPAHGRGFSLNLTLPPLGVLYFKGVAIARGHDKMDETPTLEPSTP, from the coding sequence ATGCCTGAACCTGTTCGCACGGACATCAGTCTGTTGAGTGAAGAAGATCTTCACCTGTTCAATGAAGGCAACCATTTTCGTCTTTACGAGAAGCTGGGGGCCCACACTATGGGGCACGACGGAGAGCAGGGGACCTATTTCGCCGTCTGGGCGCCGGATGCGGAGCAGATATTCGTCATCGGGGATTTCAATGGATGGGACAAAACGAGTCATCCCTTGCGCCCCAGGGGCCGATCGGGGATCTGGGAGGGTTTCATAGCTGGGGTAACCAAGGGGGATACTTACAAGTTCCACGTCCGGTCCCGCTATCATCTTTACCGAGCGGACAAGGCCGATCCTTTTGCTTTTTACACCGAGGTGCCCCCGCGGACCGCCTCCCGGGTCTGGGACCTTGATTACCCTTGGAACGATCGGGAATGGATGACTCATCGTGAAGAACGCATGCGACCTGAGGCTCCGATGGCAATCTACGAGGTCCACCTCGGATCCTGGGCAAGGGTTTCCGAAGAGGGGAACCGGTCCCTGACATACAGGGAGATGGCACCCAGGCTCGTTGAACATGTGAGGGAAATGGGGTTCACCCACGTGGAATTTCTCCCTGTCATGGAACACCCCTTTTATGGTTCCTGGGGATACCAGACCTTGGGCTATTTTGCACCCACCAGCCGTTACGGGACGCCCCAGGACTTCATGTTCCTTATCGATACCCTCCACCAGGAGGGCATCGGTGTCATCCTGGACTGGGTCCCGTCTCACTTTCCTACGGATGAGCACGGGCTCGGCTTCTTCGACGGCACCCATCTCTATGAACACGAGGATCCCCGCAAGAGCATCCATCCGGAATGGAACAGCTTTATCTTCAACTACGGAAGAAACGAGGTCCGAAGCTTCCTGATCAGCAGCGCTCTTTTCTGGCTGGACAAGTACCATGTGGACGGGTTTCGTGTGGACGCCGTGGCCTCCATGCTCTACCTGGACTACGGGCGAAAGGATGGAGAATGGATCCCGAATCCTTACGGGGGAAGGGAAAACATCGACGCCATCGCCTTTTTGAAAAAACTTAACGAAGAAATCTACCGAAACTATCCCCAGGTGCAGACCATTGCCGAGGAATCCACGGATTGGCCCATGGTATCCAGGCCGACTTACCTGGGTGGACTGGGATTCGGCATGAAATGGGACATGGGTTGGATGCACGACACGCTGCAATACATGTCAAAGGACCCCATCCACAGGGGCTACCACCATGACAAGCTGACCTTTAGAATGCTCTACGCCTTTCATGAAAACTTCGTGCTCCCGTTATCCCACGACGAGGTCGTATACGGAAAGGGCTCTCTCCTCAGGAAGATGCCCGGGGACGAATGGCAGAAATTCGCCAACCTGCGGCTCCTCTTCGGATACATGTACGCCCTGCCCGGGAAAAAGCTTCTATTCATGGGATTAGAGTTCGGCCAATGGAACGAATGGGACCACGAGACAAGCCTCCAGTGGCACCTGCTGGAATCTCCCCTCCACCTCGGGATTTCACAATGGGTGCGGGACCTCAACTTCCTCTACCGGGAAGATCCCTCCCTCCACGAACTGGATTTTGATCCGGAGGGTTTCGAGTGGGTGGACTGCACCGACTCCCATGCCTCTGTCGTAAGCCTGCTCCGTAAGGACCGATCCAACAAGAATCCTCTTCTCATCGTCTGCAACTTCACCCCGGTCCCCCGGATCGGTTACCGGATCGGAGTCCCGAACGGAGGGTTCTGGAGGGAAATCCTGAACAGTGACGCCAGGGAGTACGGTGGAAGCGGATTGGGGAACATGGGAGGGATGGAGGCTGAGCCTGTTCCGGCCCATGGCAGGGGGTTTTCCCTGAACCTGACACTCCCCCCATTAGGAGTGCTTTATTTCAAGGGGGTGGCGATTGCTCGGGGCCATGATAAAATGGATGAAACACCGACACTCGAACCCTCGACCCCTTGA
- a CDS encoding DUF3536 domain-containing protein: MEKYICIHGHFYQPPRENPWIEAVDLQDSAYPYHDWNCRITAECYAPNAKSRILDEKNRIVHLVNNYSRISFNFGPTLLSWIEVNVPWVYEAILEADRESMKRCSGHGAALAQGYNHLILPLANHRDKVTQVLWGIRDFEHRFGRPPEGMWLPETAVDLETLDILAEQGILFTILAPHQAKSVRPIGEKEWRDAGKGKIDPTMAYSLTLPSGRSIALFFYNGGLSRAVAFENLLENGEMFARRLMEAFSKDRDHHQLVHIATDGESYGHHHRFGDMALAYALNIIEHDGSVRLTNYGEFLEKHPPTWEVKIAENTSWSCAHGVERWREHCGCHTGTHPEWNQRWRRPLREALDRLRDSLVPAFEEKAGIFLRDPWKARDDYIDIVLDRSPSTLAAFLERHGIRHLRPEETRVLLQLLELQRYALLMYTSCGWFFDELTGIETLQVLQYAGRVLQLAREALGMDLEGPFLEILGRAQSNLPEYGDGRQVFREFVEPAVADLHSVCAHYALSSLFRDYEEKARIYCYDVRREDQKAARSGKTRLLAGKAELTSRITTESARLVFCALHLGDHNMVCGIREFRDETAYQALLGEIFQAFEGGDVPSTIRRMDARFAPFTYTLKSLFRDEQRRILRLIMSPVLAEAENAYRQLYEYYGSMIRFLKATKNPIPRALSIAVEFVINADLKRAFEKRPLDPGRINDLLKEARLTGSSLKGETLEYALRKSLEAMAEDLSRSPRDLERLRELATALKILNTLPFQVNLWTIQNTCYDILEISYEAMKMKAEQGDKTAAEWMLNFSTLAKKLSIRLPEGT; the protein is encoded by the coding sequence ATGGAAAAATACATTTGCATCCATGGCCACTTCTACCAGCCCCCCAGGGAAAACCCCTGGATCGAGGCCGTGGATCTGCAGGACTCGGCTTACCCTTACCACGATTGGAATTGCAGGATCACAGCGGAATGTTATGCCCCGAACGCGAAGTCCAGGATCCTTGATGAAAAAAACAGAATCGTCCACCTGGTCAACAATTATTCCAGGATCAGCTTCAACTTCGGCCCCACCCTGCTCTCGTGGATTGAAGTGAATGTTCCCTGGGTCTATGAGGCTATCTTAGAGGCCGACCGGGAGAGCATGAAACGCTGCTCGGGTCATGGAGCCGCCCTGGCCCAGGGTTATAATCACCTCATCCTCCCCCTTGCCAACCACCGGGACAAGGTCACCCAGGTGCTTTGGGGAATTCGGGACTTCGAGCACCGCTTCGGGAGGCCTCCCGAAGGGATGTGGCTTCCGGAGACGGCCGTCGACCTGGAGACCCTGGATATCCTTGCCGAACAAGGCATTCTTTTTACGATCCTGGCGCCCCATCAAGCCAAAAGCGTCCGTCCCATCGGGGAGAAGGAGTGGCGGGATGCGGGCAAGGGGAAGATCGACCCGACCATGGCTTATAGCCTCACCCTCCCTTCTGGCCGCTCCATCGCCCTCTTCTTTTACAACGGAGGTCTTTCCCGGGCCGTCGCCTTTGAAAACCTTCTGGAAAACGGTGAGATGTTCGCCCGGCGCCTCATGGAGGCCTTCTCCAAGGACCGCGACCATCATCAACTCGTCCACATCGCCACGGATGGAGAGAGTTACGGACATCATCACCGCTTCGGAGACATGGCCCTGGCCTATGCTTTGAACATCATAGAGCATGACGGTTCCGTAAGGCTCACCAACTACGGGGAATTCCTGGAAAAACACCCTCCCACCTGGGAGGTGAAGATCGCTGAAAACACATCCTGGAGCTGTGCCCATGGGGTGGAGCGATGGCGGGAGCACTGCGGCTGCCACACGGGAACCCATCCCGAATGGAACCAGCGCTGGCGGAGGCCCCTGAGGGAGGCCCTTGACCGGCTTCGGGATTCCCTGGTCCCCGCATTCGAGGAAAAGGCCGGGATCTTTCTGCGAGATCCCTGGAAGGCCAGGGACGACTATATTGATATCGTTCTCGACCGGTCCCCATCAACCCTCGCGGCCTTCCTCGAAAGGCACGGGATCCGACACCTAAGGCCTGAGGAGACGCGGGTCCTTCTCCAACTGCTGGAGCTCCAGCGGTACGCCCTGCTCATGTATACGAGCTGCGGCTGGTTCTTTGACGAACTCACGGGCATAGAGACCCTCCAGGTCCTCCAGTACGCAGGCAGGGTCCTCCAGTTGGCCCGGGAGGCCCTGGGTATGGATCTCGAGGGGCCTTTTCTGGAGATCCTGGGGCGAGCCCAGAGCAACTTGCCCGAATACGGGGACGGCCGGCAGGTCTTCCGGGAATTCGTGGAACCGGCGGTGGCTGATCTCCACAGTGTCTGCGCCCATTATGCCCTCAGCTCCCTTTTCAGGGATTATGAGGAAAAAGCCCGCATTTATTGTTACGACGTCCGTAGGGAGGACCAAAAAGCGGCCCGGTCCGGAAAGACCCGTCTCCTGGCCGGTAAGGCGGAATTGACCTCCCGGATCACCACCGAATCCGCCCGTCTTGTATTTTGCGCCCTTCACCTTGGAGACCACAACATGGTCTGTGGGATCCGGGAATTCCGGGATGAAACCGCGTATCAGGCCCTTCTGGGAGAAATTTTCCAGGCCTTCGAAGGTGGAGACGTTCCGAGCACTATCCGCCGAATGGACGCCCGTTTCGCCCCCTTCACCTATACTTTGAAATCCCTTTTTCGGGACGAACAAAGGCGGATTCTCCGTCTAATCATGTCCCCCGTGCTGGCGGAGGCGGAGAATGCCTACCGGCAGCTCTATGAATATTATGGCTCCATGATCCGCTTTCTCAAGGCCACGAAAAACCCCATCCCCAGGGCCCTCTCCATCGCCGTTGAATTCGTGATCAACGCAGACCTCAAGCGGGCCTTTGAAAAGCGGCCCCTTGATCCCGGTCGGATCAACGATCTCCTGAAAGAGGCCCGGCTCACGGGTTCTTCCCTCAAGGGGGAAACCCTCGAATACGCCTTGAGGAAATCCCTGGAAGCCATGGCGGAGGATCTTTCCCGTTCTCCCCGTGATCTGGAGAGGCTCCGGGAACTCGCAACCGCCCTGAAAATCCTTAACACACTTCCCTTCCAGGTCAATCTCTGGACCATTCAGAACACCTGTTACGACATCCTGGAAATAAGCTATGAAGCCATGAAAATGAAAGCCGAGCAGGGGGACAAGACCGCCGCTGAATGGATGCTGAACTTCTCTACCCTGGCGAAGAAACTTTCGATCCGGCTCCCGGAAGGGACCTGA
- a CDS encoding class I SAM-dependent methyltransferase, which yields MDDHYYKEKLSAERLRRCYEIAPPRVKQYLEAEIAFVLERIRHRHLVLELGCGYGRVLKRILGHAQIVVGIDNSLESLALAREEVGSHPACRLAAMDASRLGFRKGVFHRVLCIQNGISAFKVEPRRLVQEALRVTRRGGKVLFSSYSHRFWNERLEWFQRQAEQGLLGEIDYEATGNGVIVCKDGFRATTFGAEEFLTLASDFDVSPLVMEVDESSIFCEMTVLK from the coding sequence ATGGACGATCACTACTATAAGGAGAAACTTTCCGCCGAACGCCTCAGGCGGTGTTACGAAATCGCCCCGCCCCGGGTGAAACAATACCTGGAGGCCGAAATCGCTTTCGTACTGGAAAGAATCCGGCACCGACACCTGGTCCTGGAACTGGGCTGCGGCTATGGCCGGGTCCTGAAACGGATCTTGGGGCATGCCCAAATCGTGGTGGGGATCGACAACTCCCTGGAGAGTCTGGCCCTGGCCCGGGAAGAAGTGGGCAGCCATCCTGCATGCCGCCTGGCTGCCATGGACGCATCCAGGCTCGGATTTCGAAAAGGGGTTTTCCACCGGGTACTGTGCATACAGAACGGTATTTCCGCCTTCAAGGTGGAGCCGCGCCGCCTTGTCCAGGAGGCCCTCCGCGTAACCCGCCGGGGAGGGAAAGTCCTGTTTTCCAGTTATTCGCACAGATTCTGGAACGAACGCCTGGAGTGGTTTCAAAGGCAGGCGGAACAGGGTCTCCTCGGGGAGATCGATTACGAGGCCACCGGCAACGGGGTTATCGTCTGCAAGGACGGATTCAGGGCGACTACCTTCGGGGCCGAGGAATTCCTCACCCTTGCGTCGGATTTCGACGTCTCCCCACTGGTCATGGAGGTGGACGAATCCAGTATATTCTGCGAGATGACCGTGTTAAAATAA
- a CDS encoding cytidylate kinase-like family protein, producing MAVITVSRLFGAGGWTLGQRLAKTLGYRYVDERMINEIAEKIGVTKECIRAFEQEGATRLNKFLDMVVSRNFIDRHVSNKSGYVDEKRYTRAVEAILHELHKQDNVVIVGRAGQYILKGFRGVWRIFLVDNMEDRIRMVSKTHKVSESDAERLIRTKDRIRTNFLSFFADPSTHEDPRSYDLTLNMEHISLEKAERLILTLLDR from the coding sequence ATGGCAGTCATCACCGTATCAAGGCTGTTCGGTGCCGGGGGATGGACCCTGGGGCAAAGGCTTGCGAAAACACTGGGATATCGGTATGTCGACGAACGCATGATCAACGAAATCGCTGAAAAGATCGGAGTTACGAAAGAATGCATAAGGGCCTTTGAGCAGGAAGGAGCCACCCGGCTCAACAAGTTCCTGGACATGGTAGTGAGCAGGAATTTCATCGATCGGCATGTATCGAATAAGAGCGGCTACGTGGATGAAAAGCGTTACACACGGGCCGTTGAAGCCATCCTTCACGAGCTTCACAAGCAGGACAATGTGGTCATCGTCGGAAGGGCAGGGCAATATATCCTTAAGGGCTTCAGGGGGGTGTGGCGGATCTTCCTGGTGGACAACATGGAAGATCGGATCAGGATGGTCTCGAAAACCCACAAGGTAAGCGAATCAGATGCCGAGCGGCTCATTAGGACCAAGGACCGGATCCGCACCAACTTCCTGAGTTTTTTTGCCGATCCCAGCACCCACGAGGACCCCCGGTCGTATGACCTGACCCTGAACATGGAACACATCTCCCTGGAAAAGGCGGAACGGCTGATTCTCACCCTCCTGGACCGCTGA
- a CDS encoding MFS transporter: MKALLILVFWCLWFLCFSTRTIISPLLPVIEEELGITHTLSGSLFSLMAVGYTLALLLSGWLSPRLGYKRSIIGGFFILSGALFSLQYAQSFFQLALACFVIGLGAGVYLPSAIPILTEIVTRKNWGKAIAFHDTAASFSILFIPLYAAFFLRYLPWRALFVILSGGCIAALVLFAFFSPDTRAGKREKGGILFLVRHKAFWIMAILWIFAAAANLGLYNFIPLFLVMEKGMELETANTVFGFSRVGGFFVALAAGFLADRFGARRILFFSLLVTGLSSVALALVQGFYPVVVFLTLQATFCTAFFPIGITAISRLTSLGDRSAFTGMTVAMGVVFGLGVAPVVLGAIADEWNFRVGILMLGVLVTVSGFLLRFLHGIEARGE; the protein is encoded by the coding sequence ATGAAAGCTCTCCTGATTCTCGTATTCTGGTGTCTCTGGTTTCTCTGTTTTTCGACCCGGACCATCATCTCTCCCCTGCTTCCTGTCATTGAGGAAGAACTGGGCATCACCCATACCCTCTCAGGCAGTCTTTTTTCCCTAATGGCCGTCGGGTACACCCTGGCGTTGCTGCTATCGGGTTGGCTCTCACCCCGCCTGGGGTATAAGCGCTCCATCATTGGGGGATTTTTCATCCTCAGTGGGGCCCTGTTTTCCCTGCAATATGCTCAAAGCTTCTTTCAGCTTGCATTGGCCTGTTTCGTGATCGGTCTGGGCGCAGGGGTTTACCTCCCGAGTGCCATTCCCATCCTGACAGAAATCGTTACACGGAAAAACTGGGGAAAGGCCATTGCGTTTCATGATACAGCCGCTTCATTCAGCATCCTCTTCATTCCCCTTTATGCAGCTTTTTTTCTTAGATATCTGCCTTGGCGAGCGCTTTTCGTCATACTGAGCGGCGGGTGCATTGCCGCTCTCGTTCTCTTCGCCTTTTTCTCACCGGATACGAGGGCCGGGAAGAGGGAAAAGGGAGGAATACTTTTCCTTGTAAGGCACAAGGCTTTCTGGATCATGGCCATTCTCTGGATCTTCGCGGCGGCCGCCAACCTGGGCCTTTACAATTTCATCCCCCTTTTTTTGGTCATGGAAAAGGGCATGGAACTGGAAACGGCCAATACCGTGTTCGGCTTTTCCCGGGTGGGCGGTTTTTTTGTGGCCCTGGCCGCCGGCTTCCTGGCAGACCGTTTCGGCGCAAGACGGATCCTATTCTTTTCCCTCCTGGTAACGGGGCTCTCATCCGTCGCTCTGGCCCTTGTTCAGGGTTTTTACCCTGTGGTTGTGTTCCTCACCCTCCAGGCGACCTTTTGCACCGCCTTTTTCCCGATCGGGATAACGGCGATTTCCCGATTGACCAGCTTAGGGGACCGCAGCGCCTTTACGGGGATGACCGTGGCCATGGGGGTGGTTTTCGGGTTGGGTGTGGCTCCGGTTGTGCTTGGAGCGATTGCGGATGAATGGAATTTCCGGGTGGGAATCCTTATGCTTGGAGTGCTTGTGACCGTATCAGGGTTTTTGCTCCGGTTTCTTCACGGCATAGAGGCCCGTGGGGAGTAA
- a CDS encoding DUF4405 domain-containing protein has translation MRKIMSLTAGLSFLIMILTSVILYVVPQGRVAYWAGWHLWGLSKNQWTNIHINVGLLFLLSLFFHVYYNWRPILSYLKDRGRRLKVFTREFNAALFLVLLFSVGTYWGLPPFQWVLDLNEAVKEAGARKYGEPPYGHAELSSLKSFASRIGLNLDEAVDRLRASGVHVENDTQSLKEIAAKHGLSPQEIYIAMMPKKEESSGNAKPLSDTPPPGLGRRTLTEVCREYGLPLPEVIEYLAKKGVEAKEDVPLKEIASGAEKTPSEIYNLIKEYAGDDSRK, from the coding sequence ATCAGAAAAATCATGTCCCTTACGGCGGGCTTATCCTTCTTGATCATGATCCTGACAAGCGTCATCCTGTACGTAGTGCCCCAAGGGCGGGTAGCCTATTGGGCGGGCTGGCACCTCTGGGGGCTGAGCAAGAACCAGTGGACGAACATTCATATCAATGTGGGCTTGCTTTTCCTCCTATCCCTTTTCTTCCATGTTTATTACAACTGGAGACCGATCCTTTCATACCTGAAGGACCGAGGGAGGCGGTTGAAGGTCTTCACCAGGGAATTCAACGCGGCCCTTTTCCTCGTTCTCCTTTTTTCGGTAGGCACCTATTGGGGTTTGCCCCCCTTTCAGTGGGTGCTTGACCTGAACGAGGCAGTAAAAGAGGCGGGAGCCCGGAAATACGGAGAACCTCCTTACGGGCATGCCGAACTCTCCTCACTCAAGAGCTTCGCATCCAGAATCGGCCTGAATCTGGACGAGGCAGTCGACAGGCTCAGGGCATCGGGCGTCCACGTTGAGAACGATACCCAGTCCCTTAAAGAGATCGCGGCGAAACATGGCTTGTCGCCGCAGGAAATCTACATCGCGATGATGCCGAAAAAGGAGGAATCGTCGGGGAATGCCAAGCCCCTTTCCGATACTCCTCCACCAGGACTTGGGAGGCGGACCCTCACCGAAGTGTGCCGTGAATATGGCCTGCCTCTTCCGGAGGTGATCGAGTATCTTGCGAAAAAAGGTGTGGAGGCGAAAGAGGACGTCCCATTGAAGGAGATTGCTTCAGGAGCGGAAAAAACCCCTAGCGAGATTTACAATCTCATAAAGGAGTATGCAGGGGATGATTCCCGGAAATAA